From the Helicoverpa zea isolate HzStark_Cry1AcR chromosome 26, ilHelZeax1.1, whole genome shotgun sequence genome, one window contains:
- the LOC124642928 gene encoding mitogen-activated protein kinase kinase kinase kinase 5 isoform X5, with protein sequence MAHSGGVLSSDISRRNPQDEYELIQRIGSGTYGDVYKAKRLNGNNELAAIKVIKLEPGDDFAIIQQEILMMKDCRHPNIVAYYGSYLRRDKLWISMEYCGGGSLQDIYHVTGPLTELQIAYMCRETLTGLSYLHSMGKMHRDIKGANILLTECGDVKLADFGVSAQITATINKRKSFIGTPYWMAPEVAAVERKGGYNQLCDIWACGITAIELAELQPPMFELHPMRVLFLMSKSGFKPPSLKERERWSAVFHAFLKLALTKNPKKRPTADKLLQHAFFQQDMSKRLAIELLHKYSNPPSHCNTEPDEDTAMSNVPQRIASKHTGRGGRRVLAEQTQQRHSNNHVRPRSLLTDHGLPATTRPTSLIHDDAIATANRVRLMTGEGREPANRRSGVYDDSPIVDLDADDDLSVRSMPKVINFSAEVNRSCDGDTIKRSAYHRQSSEDWSVASLMSCPKHNPLTQDLSTDTMPSSEKSLLQYIDEELMLRATLPLTAETANMAQGGNTALSMHDQHLSQCIQLKQNFLNNSTANIYQNLTSTFQSPIGASRLSIDDPLCRKIGEDIMYVDQQENDHLDLQRNANCECGLCPKPEPRDNNTLSDLQRSVAKCSCDVCNSNGDILSYYRHCSNQNTDSGIVYCESCKKQKISVSNFRALQIANRLRISEDDKLQNGATDDDLCRKIDMSLNMEEKAFEHRKKHNRHHSDSVTAGIDLNQFCQCELDVKRKTSSVDEIFKMVDENGRDVKTEAIDEEVKTTQRQRSLSDSQRDKAKVDNKVVVVEGGTPPVPPRRGRSRRAHTPPRAAPNGLPPTPKVHMGACFSKVFNGCPLRINCTASWIHPDTRDQHILIGAEEGIYTLNLNELHETAMDQLCPRRTIWMHVIKDVLMSLSGNGKTASLYRHELLALSGSARGARSLRGLAPRLLPRRFANTTRVPDTRGCMRCAVARNPYNGYKYLCGATPAGLFLMQWYDPLRKFMLLKNIECVLPSPLLVFELMITPELEYPLLCVGATRKPLRLNLLNINSGATWFHSEELESCVGGSNTVIPRPERLHTLRAVHQLNKDSVLVCHENVVDIIPVLPPSWRHDDDKRRNKLLSRIQFDFNIDSILCLADSVLAFHRHGVQGRSLRNAEVTQEITDASRAYRLLPHDKVVVLESHVLQNNTLSGEDGNDLYILAGHEASY encoded by the exons GCGAAAAGGCTCAACGGCAACAATGAGCTTGCTGCCATCAAGGTGATCAAGCTGGAGCCGGGTGATGACTTCGCTATCATACAGCAGGAGATCCTGATGATGAAAGACTGTCGACACCCGAATATAGTTGCGTACTATGGCTCTTATCTTAGAAGGGATAAGCTGTGGATCTCGATGGAGTATTGTGGGGGTGGGAGTTTGCAG GACATATACCACGTGACGGGACCTCTCACAGAGTTACAGATAGCCTACATGTGTCGAGAGACTCTGACCGGCCTGTCTTACCTCCACAGTATGGGCAAGATGCATCG CGACATAAAAGGTGCGAACATCCTACTGACGGAGTGCGGTGACGTGAAGCTGGCGGACTTCGGCGTGTCGGCGCAGATCACCGCCACCATCAATAAAAGGAAGTCTTTTATTGGGACGCCTTATTGGATGGCGCCTGAG GTGGCTGCGGTAGAACGTAAGGGAGGATACAACCAGCTCTGTGATATTTGGGCTTGCGGGATCACTGCTATCG AGCTAGCAGAACTGCAGCCCCCGATGTTCGAGCTGCACCCCATGCGGGTGCTGTTCCTCATGTCCAAGTCGGGCTTCAAGCCGCCCTCGCTCAAGGAGCGGGAGCGCTGGTCGGCGGTGTTCCACGCCTTCCTCAAGCTGGCGTTAACTAAGAACCCCAAGAAGAGGCCCACGGCTGATAAGTTGTTACAG CACGCGTTCTTCCAACAAGACATGAGCAAGCGGCTGGCGATAGAACTACTGCACAAGTACTCCAACCCTCCCAGCCACTGCAATACCGAGCCTGATGAGGATACC GCCATGTCAAACGTCCCGCAACGCATAGCCTCAAAGCACACCGGCCGCGGCGGACGCCGAGTCCTCGCCGAACAAACGCAACAGCGCCACTCCAACAACCACGTGCGTCCGCGCAGCCTGCTCACCGACCACGGACTGCCGGCCACGACTCGTCCCACCTCTCTTATACACGACGACGCCATCGCGACAGCCAATCGCGTGAGGCTAATGACGGGGGAGGGGCGCGAACCGGCCAATAGGAGGTCCGGAGTCTACGATGATTCGCCAATCGTTGATCTGGACGCGGACGATGACTTGAGTGTACGGTCTATGCCGAAAGTGATTAATTTTAGTGCGGAGGTTAATAGGAGTTGTGATGGGGATACTATTAAGAGGAGTG CGTACCACAGACAATCTAGTGAAGATTGGAGCGTAGCTTCACTCATGAGTTGTCCCAAACACAATCCTTTGACACAAGACTTGTCTACGGACACGATGCCATCTAGCGAGAA GAGCCTCTTGCAATATATCGATGAAGAGTTAATGCTCAG GGCAACTCTACCTTTAACGGCAGAAACCGCGAACATGGCGCAGGGTGGCAACACTGCGCTATCGATGCACGACCAACACCTCTCGCAATGTATTCAGTTAAAACAGAATTTCCTCAACAATTCTACGGcgaatatttatcaaaatctCACGTCGACCTTCCAGAGTCCTATAGGTGCTTCTAGACTATCCATCGACGACCCTCTCTGCAGGAAAATAGGCGAAGATATCATGTACGTGGACCAACAAGAAAACGACCACTTGGACCTCCAAAGAAATGCCAACTGCGAATGTGGACTGTGCCCTAAACCGGAACCCAGAGACAATAACACATTGAGCGATCTACAAAGGTCCGTAGCAAAATGTTCCTGTGACGTATGCAATTCTAACGGAGATATACTAAGTTACTACAGGCATTGTTCAAACCAAAACACCGACTCAGGCATTGTTTACTGCGAAAGctgtaaaaagcaaaaaatatcagTATCCAACTTCAGGGCTTTACAGATCGCAAATAGGTTACGAATTTCAGAAGACGATAAGTTACAAAATGGGGCTACAGACGATGACTTGTGTAGAAAAATCGATATGAGCTTAAATATGGAAGAAAAGGCTTTTGAACATAGGAAAAAACATAATAGACATCATTCGGATTCGGTGACCGCTGGTATAGACTTAAATCAATTTTGTCAGTGTGAGCTTGACGTGAAAAGGAAAACTTCGTCCGTTGATgagattttcaaaatggtggaTGAAAATGGGCGGGACGTTAAGACGGAGGCAATCGACGAAGAAGTTAAGACTACGCAGAGACAACGGAGTTTGTCTGACAGCCAGAGAGATAAGGCCAAAGTTGATAATAAGG TAGTGGTGGTAGAAGGAGGAACTCCCCCCGTGCCCCCGCGGCGGGGGAGATCACGCCGAGCCCACACACCCCCGCGCGCCGCCCCCAACGGCCTGCCCCCCACGCCTAAAGTGCATATGGGGGCATGCTTCTCTAAG GTGTTCAATGGATGTCCACTGAGGATCAACTGTACAGCTTCATGGATACATCCCGACACGAGAGATCAACACATACTAATAG GAGCGGAAGAAGGCATCTACACGTTGAACCTGAACGAGCTGCACGAGACGGCGATGGACCAGCTGTGTCCGCGCCGCACGATATGGATGCACGTCATCAAGGATGTGCTCATGTCGCTCTCCGGTAATG GTAAAACAGCCTCACTATACCGTCACGAGCTGCTGGCTCTGTCAGGCTCGGCGCGAGGGGCTCGCTCGCTGCGAGGCTTGGCCCCGCGCCTACTGCCGCGACGCTTCGCTAATACTACGCGCGTTCCTGATACTAGAG GTTGCATGCGGTGTGCGGTGGCCCGCAACCCGTACAACGGGTACAAGTACCTGTGCGGCGCCACGCCCGCGGGGCTGTTCCTCATGCAGTGGTACGACCCGCTCCGGAAGTTCATGTTGCTTAAG AACATAGAATGCGTCCTCCCGTCCCCGCTGCTGGTGTTCGAGCTGATGATAACGCCGGAGCTGGAGTACCCGCTGCTGTGCGTCGGCGCCACGCGCAAGCCGCTGCGCCTCAACCTGCTCAATATTAACTCTG GTGCGACATGGTTCCACTCGGAAGAGTTGGAGTCGTGCGTGGGCGGCTCCAACACCGTCATCCCGCGCCCCGAGCGACTCCACACGCTTAGAGCTGTGCATCAGCTTAATAAGGACTCC GTTTTAGTATGCCACGAGAACGTAGTGGACATAATCCCGGTACTACCGCCGTCATGGCGACACGACGACGACAAGCGCCGCAACAAGCTGCTGTCGCGGATACAGTTCGACTTCAACATCGACAGCATAC TATGCCTGGCGGACTCGGTGCTGGCGTTCCACCGCCACGGCGTGCAGGGCCGGTCCCTCCGCAACGCGGAGGTCACGCAGGAGATCACCGACGCCTCCCGCGCGTACCGCCTGCTGCCGCATGACAA GGTCGTAGTATTAGAATCGCATGTACTCCAAAACAACACGTTATCCGGCGAAGACGGCAATGATCTCTACATCCTGGCAGGACACGAGGCTTCCTATTGA